AAAGCCACTCGGCGTAGGAGAGATGGCCGTCGTGAGTCAGGCTGACTTCCAGATCGTTTTCCCGTTTCTGATAATGCAGCCACTCGCCCAGGATCCTGATCGGGATAGCACAATCGGTGAACCGCTTACCGACCCAGGGGAGGTGCACCGGACGAGAGACAGAATCAGCTTCCATATATTTCTGTCCCTTCCAATTGCCGACCGGTCGCCAGCGATGCCATAACGGGAAATTAGACATCCAGTTCTGGAACGGAGTCTGATCGGAGGAGTCCGGTTTGTTGTATCCCGAAGGCTCCTTGAATTCGGTCTCGAAAGTGAAAATGGAATCCTTGTTGGTGGTAAACGGATAATGAACCCGATACCACTTGACGATTTCAGGCAGATCCTGATCAACCACCTCGGCGGCAGTCAAAAGAGGAGGGAAAGCGATACATAAGACCGTAATCAAGATAGCAATACGAGTCATCCTTTAAGCTCCTGCCACAATTTATAAGCCCTTCTTACATGAGGAATAGTGATCGACCCGCCAACAACCAGGCCAACCGCCATTATCTCATCGAATTCTTCGTCCTTTATACCCATTTCGTGTGTCTGGATGACATGATAAGCGATACAATCGTCACAACGGAGAACCAGCGAAGCGACCATCCCGAGCATTTCCTTGGTGCGGGCATCGAGCGCTCCGTCCCGATAAACGGCTGCGTCCAGGCCAAAGAACCGCTTGATGTCAAGGTTGTTGCGGGAGAGAATCACTTCGTTGAGACGCTCTCTTTCTTCCTTGAACCTCTGCGCCGAATCGCTCATTATCATCTCCTCAGGTTTTTCGCCAATATAGGCGCATTGACCTCCTTGGGCAAATGTAAGATTTGGGTTTTGTCCGGGATATCCTGTCATCTCAAAATCGTTGACAGTTTCGCCGAAATGCGGCTTTTTGACAGGCATCGACTCATGTTCAACCAGGAGTAATCATGGACCCGCGCTTGGAACCGATTGCACAGATATATGTCGCCAACAACTCCCTGTTCGATAATGCCCGTAAGGGAATCCCCGACTGTGGTTTCAAGGAGCGTATCAACGACAAAGGGAATTCTTACCTCTGGGTGGCGGGGCATATTGTTTCCAGCCGTTACAGACTGGCCTGTCTGATCGGTCTATATGAAACCTGGGAACACGCCGAGTTATTCAAACGCGGCGCCGATGTTCATCCGCCCGAGTTGTATCCGTCAATGGATGAAATTATTGAGGCTATGACTGCTGTAACGAAAAACCTGACCGAAACGTTCGAAACGCTCACGGCTGAAAAACTCGACGAGGCGATACCCGATGGGTATCCGGTCATGCGTAACACCGTTTTGTTCGGAATCAGCTTCCTGGCGCTGCACGAATGCTATCATGTCGGACAACTGGCCTACATTCGTCGCTTGCACGGCCAGGATCGTCTGGTTGGCTAAGTATTAGAGAAAGGGGAGAAGTTATGGAAATGGAAAAAAAGATAAAAGAGTACTCACCCGATGACCATGTAACCGGATACTTCGCCGTGCGACGTAAAGCTGTCCGGGAGTATGCGCGGGGACGATTCGTTACGTTCGAGTTGGGTGATTCGAGCGGGCGGATCAACGCCGTTATGTGGGAGCCTGATAAAACCGCCCTCGAGGATGCCGAAGAGGGAATGGTGGTTAAGGCGCGCGGTACGGTTGGTGAATACCAGGGGCGGCCGCAGTTGTTGCTCGAGAAGATACGCTTGGCCAAGGATTCTGAATATCAACTCGATGACATCATGCCGCACTCGCCGAATCCGATCGAAGACCGGCGGGGACGGATTCGGGCGCTTGCCGACAAGATCGAAAACAGCTATATCAAGCAACTTACCGACCTGTTTTTTAACGATGAAGCCTGGTTCGAAAAATACCTTTTAGCCCCGGCCGGAAAACTCTGGCACCATGCTTATATCGGCGGCCTGGCCGATCACTCGGCTAATGTTACCCAGCTGGCGTTCGATGTCTCCGCGCACTATGACTGGCTCGATCGCGACCTGCTGCTTTTCGGCGGACTTTTTCACGACGCCGGTAAGATCGCCCAGTATTCTACCAAAACCGTGATTGACTATACTACCGAAGGCCGCCTGGTGGGGCATATCGTGCTTATCGACCAATGGATCTGCAAAAAAGCCGAGGAGATTGAGGCGATGCCGCCCGTGTTGCTGGCCAAACTGCGTCACATGATCCTTTCGCATCACGGCGAATTGGAGTTCGGGGCGGCGGCGCTGCCGCAAATTCCGGAAGCATTCGTGCTTTATTACTGTGATGAAATCGACAGCAAGATGGGAGCGATCGATCGTATTCGGACGCATCATCCGGAGGGAGGCTGGTCGGATTTCGTCAAGATGCTGAACCGTCATTTGTATTTCAAAGGATCCGAGAGTGACTGAAAGCGCCCGATGCGGCGAAGCAGCCCTGAAGGCCGAGGAATTGACGCGGGTCGTGCAAACCCCCGAGGGGGAAAAGACCATTGTCGATCATTTCAGCTATGAATTTCTCTCCGGTCGGGTCTACAGCATTATCGGTCCGTCCGGCGCGGGGAAAAGTTCGTTGTTGCGGCTTTTCAATCGACTCGATCCGATAACATCCGGTCGGGTGATTTTTGACGGTAAAGATACTCGCGAGACCGACCCGACTCAACTGCGTCGTTGTGTCGGTTATCTTTTTCAAGAGCCCTACATGTTCAAAGGAACCGTTGCGGACAACATCCGTTATGCCCAGCCGAATCTGAGCGATACGGAGGTTGTCTCGCTGGTCGAGGCTGTGCGGCTTCGCCCGGAGCAGGCAACCGCTTCGGTGGACAACCTTTCCGGCGGTGAAAAACAACGCGTGGCGATTGCGCGTCTTCTGGCTACTAATCCTTCGGTAGCGCTGCTTGATGAACCGACCTCATCGCTCGATCCCGGTCGCACCGAGGCGATTGAGAAAATGGTCCTGCACATTGTCGAAGAACGCGGTTTGACCGTAATTATGGTCAGTCATGATCTCCATCAGGCTCTTCGCATGGGCGGAGAGACGCTGTTGTTGGTCGCGGGGCGGCTTGAAGAACACGGCCCGGCGGAGCAGGTAGTTAACGCACCCCGCTCCGATCTGGGCAAGCGATATAAAGCCGGAGAGTTGGTATGAACGCCCCGTCGCTATACGATGTGGCCATTGCCGGGGTGCTGGTATTGCTGGCCATGGCGGCGGGCCGCTGGTATCGCCTGCCGGTATTGAAAGACATGGCTTTCGGCTCGGTGCGCGGTTTCGTGCAACTGGTCGCGGTCGGTTATGCCCTGCATTTTATCTTCGGACTCGAATCTCCCTGGCTGATTCACCTGGCCATTGTTATAATGATCGTGGTCGGGGCGCACGCCTCGGCGGGACGGATGAACCAGCTCGAGGGAGCGTTTATCGTAGCGCTGGTGTCGATGGCGGTAGGTTCGTTTCTAACGCTGGGACTGATGATGCTCCTTGGACTAATCAAATTCGAGGCGCGTTATATCATTCCTCTGGCCGGCATGATTATCGGCAATTCCATGAATGCCTCGTCCATCTCGGTCGAACGTCTCACCTCCGACCTGCGCAGCAATCGCCTCGCCATCGAGACCGCCCTGGCGCTCGGGAAAAGCTGGCGTGAAGCGGCGATGGATTTCCAGAAATCCGCCGCCCGGGCAGGAATGATCTCGATGTTGAACTTCATGAAGACAGTCGGCATCGTGGCCTTGCCGGGCGCCATGACCGGCATGATCCTCGCCGGCGCCGAGCCGCTTCAGGCTGTTTATTTGCAGTTGATCGTCGCCTACATGTTGCTGGCCTCGAACACGATTACCTCAATCGTGGCGGTGGAGTTGACCGTGCGTAAGTTTTTCACCCGTTATCACCAACTGCGGCAGAGTGTCTGATCTGCCATGAATCCGGCGATAGGCAAACGAATTGTCGTGATCGGTCATCCCGGATCGGGTAAATCCACCCTGGCCGGGCGCCTCGGGCCGATTCTTAAGCTGCCGGTGTTTCACCTCGATAAGCTGTTCTGGAAACCGGGCTGGGTTGAGTCCGACCGCGAGGCGTTTCGCCGTAAGATAACTGAGGTGATGGAAGGGGAGATCTGGATTATCGATGGCTCTTACACGTCGACGCTACCGCTGCGCCTTCAATATGCCGACACCGCCGTTCATCTTGACTTCTCGCGATTATTGTGCATGTGGCGTATCAACCGGCGCTGGATCACGAGCTACGGCCGAGTGCGACCGGATCTGGCGGATGACTGCCCTGAGCGTTTTGACTGGTCTTTTCAGCGCTGGTGCTGGCGTTACCGACGGCGCCAACGACCGCTGATTATGAGCGCGCTCAAGGACGCCCCACAGGTGAGAACAATTACCCTGACGTGCCCGGGTCAGGTCGAGGCCTGGCTGGCAAGTCTCTCGCCGGTGGCCCATCCGTCCAGGGGTTGTTGAAAAAACTCCATCGCGGCGGAGACAAGCCCCGCCGCTACGCGTTAAAGAGGCCTAACCTCGCGTAGCGGGTGACCTTATGTCGCCCGCATTACAGACGTGTTTTGCTGAACATCCGCGCGTACGGCTTTTTCAACACTCCCTCCACGGGTGGGAGATACTGAACTTGACGGTGCATACAAGGGAAGGTCCCTCCGAGACCTGCCGATGCACAATTCCGATGTAATGCCATAGTGAACATACTAGTACGACCAATTGGGTTCGTTTTGCGTTTTTTGATGTTTTAGCTATTCTTCCTCGTCCCTGAGCAACTCACATGCACGCCCATGCCGCTAACTAGGTACACGAGGTTGCGTTCTGTAGTGAATCGAAATAAGAAACGTATTTCGGAAGGGTTTCTGCGATCCGTATTACCCGGTCATAATTGCACTTGTGTTTTTTGCCGATTGGTGTAAATTAGGCGCTTACATAATCCGGCTTCGGCCGGATCAATCGTTTGTTACGGAGAGGTGTCCGAGCGGTCGAAGGAGCACGCCTGGAAAGTGTGTGTAGGCGATCCCTACCCAGGGTTCGAATCCCTGCCTCTCCGCTTTTTTATGCGCGGAATTATAGCGGGAGTATTAAGGGGTGGCCCACCCGTCCACGGGTGGGAATTGCAGCCGAATGTACAATCCGGACATAGGTAACTTTTTGTGCCCCACCCCTCGGGTGGGATTTGCGAAGCGCCGCAGCGAGGTTTCGCTGTCATACCGCCTTGCACTACGGCACAATTGTCGTATATTACATCCATTATGAAATCTTGTAGAACGAGCGGGAGTTTTCTTCTGGAAACCCTGGGCAAGCCCAGGGCCACCCGGCCAATAGGTACACAGTCGTCAATGGATTTGTCCTGCAGAACCAAGATTGGGGGAACTTGCTGTTTGGCCACTATGGCTCCGTGGCGGGTTACGGCGAAAAGACTTTGCGGCTAGGGGCTGGCTTGAATCAGATCTGGAGAGGGAATTCCAGTTGGTCTTTTTGGGACTCTTTCTTTGATGACCCAAGAGATCAGATTTGTATCTTCACGGGAACTGTATGGGTGCCAAATTGAAGCGAACACTACTTAGCGCTGGTTGGTTCTTAAGTGCTGTTTTGATGGTTGTGCTATTGCGACCCTGCTGCCACTATCCCCGCATAACGATAGCATCGGCCTTTGACGAGCACAGCCATGTTGTTGCCTGGCTCCAGGACTCAAATGCGACCCTACCTGGAGTCATTGAAATCGCTTATGTGAAGTCGGGGGACGAAAACTGTGGCCTGCATACCTTCCTGCGTGTGGTGAACAGGGGATCAAAGGTTGCACTATGGTTGTTGGAAGGTGGTATCACCTTTGCTAAGGTCTATTACCCCGACTATTATGCCAACTATCGCTCTGACTACTACCCCAACTACTGGGGTCGTTCTGCGGATTTCTTCATCGTGGACAAGGGCGACGAGGTCAAGCCATTCGAAGCCTGGGAGCCAAGTTCTCTCCCCAACCCGTATACAGACACCCTAAGCCAACAGAGTTCATCGCTGTACACGGCCATTTTGGTGCAATATGATGATCGGGACGATGTGCGACGTCTCTCTTTTGGATCGATGGACAACCCGCTCTTGCGTGAGATCGTTTTCATAGGTGTCAGTGACTTAGAGTGGTCATTCGCTTCTGATACGGTCCTGCATGTGAACGCGAAGTTCCTTAGTGGCGCAGAAATCTCTGACGGCAGATTCACTTTGCCGGGAGACCCCAGTCCCCCAGCTCTCCTGATGTTTGAAACAAATGACCAGACCATTACCATTTGGTAGCTTAATTGGATGAAACACAGATATCAACTGATGCTCGCAGCTATGACGCTGCTTGCTGTCGTGTTCAGCGCTGACTTGGGTGCAACCTCACCGAAAGAGTTGCTTGCCAGCGGTGAGCAGCTTGAAGAGCAGGGAGAACTGGACAGCGCGATGGTCATGTATTCTCTCGCCATCGACGCCGACTCGTCGTCGTTTGAACCGTATCTGATGAAAGGTCAGGTGTTGTGTAAACTTGCCCGACCTGAAGACGCCGTGACATGTTTCAACGCTGTCCTCGCAATGGACTCCACATATGCGGACGCGTACTTCTATCGAGGCTGCAGTTGGCTGGTTGGCAGTGGTACTCGCGCGTCCTCGCCATCGAATGCAGCGGCTGACTTCAGCTCTGCGCTGAAGTATGGGTTCGATAATCCTCGGATTTACTACCACTTGGCGTATGCAAGAGAGCGACTCGGTGATACACTTGCGGCTATCGAGGATTACAAGACATACCTGTTGAAGACCTACGATACTGAAACAAGAACGGCCGAGAGGGCGCGGGGCAGAATCTCGGAGCTAGAGGCAGGGCTGCGCGAGAGTAAGTGAGTTTCGAGTAACTACACCGCCCGTTTGGCTCACCCGACTTTCTAACGATTTTCTAACGGCGTGACGCTCTGAAACGTGCTGAAACTCACTTAGACTAACCGAAACTCATCGAAAGTGATCTTGTGTTTCTCGTTGCCCGGCAGATAGTTGGCTGTCCTTCAACGACTTGTGTCGCGAAGTGGGCTGAGAATCCCTGCCTCTCCGCTTTTTTTATGCCTACGATTATTGGGTGGCCTGTCCTCAGATAGTCTCCGTCTTGTAACTTGCTGCCAAAACCGGATGTCGTATATTCTGTCCAGTAGAAAGCCGCGCATGCCGAACGTGACAAAACTCTGGAGAAACAACCTCATGCCGACAACTCCACACGTCGAAGAACATTTCACGGCATCGGATACCATTCGCGATATTGTCATAGGTATGTCCGACGGTCTAACCGTCCCGTTCGCACTTGCAGCCGGACTGTCAAGCGCCGCAGCCTCGACTCAGATTGTGGTCACGGCCGGATTAGCCGAAATCGCCGCCGGTTCGATCGCCATGGGACTCGGCGGTTATCTCGCCGCACGCACCGACGCCGAGCATTACAAGTCGGAGCGAAAGCGGGAGTTCACCGAGGTTGAGGTTGTCCCCGAGGTGGAAGTCGAGGAAGTCCGCGATGTGTTTCGCGGGTATGGCGTCGAGGAAGAAAAACTGGAACCGGTGGTAAAGGCCATCTGCGCCGAGCCGACCCGTTGGGTGGATTTCATGATGCGGTTCGAGCTCGGCCTCGAGCCCCCCGATCCCGGCCGAGCGCTCCACAGCGCGCTCACGATTGCGCTCAGCTATATCGTAGGAGGATTGATCCCCCTGGCTTCCTACATGCTCATAAACGACTCGCAAATAGCCCTGTTCACATCGGTTGCAACCACACTTCTGGCGCTCGCCGTCTTTGGCTACATAAAAGGTCATTTCACCGGCTTGCGGCCGCTTAAGGGCGCTCTCCAGACCACGTTGATTGGAGGCCTGGCCGCCGCGGTCGCCTTCGCGATTGCCCGCCTGATCAGTTGAACGCGATCAGACGGTCTGGTTAATGATTGCAGAACATGCCGTGTGGAAATTATTATGTGAAGACATAAGGACGAATAATCCGGTCTATTCAACTCATGCCTATAACGGAGGCAACCATGAAACGTTTGCTGATCATAGCCGCCGCTTTCATTCTTCTGAACCTGCCGCTGTCGCTACACGCCGATGACGATGAAGCTGTTTTTTCGGATTCCCGGCAAACCCGTTTCGATTCCAGCCCGGCTCTCGACAGTTTGATAAGAGGTTACGGCGACCGGATATCTCCCGACAGCATCCGGTCCTATATCGAACAATTGGTTGCCTTCAAAACTCGCTTCATGCTGGTGGATAACCGGCGGGAGATTGCTTTCTGGATCGGGGAGAAATTCCGCTCGTTCGGTTATGACGGTATCGTGATTGATTCTTTCCGTAACACTATTGAATTTCCCCGGAAAAGCAGAGAACAGCAGACATCGTGGCAGTACAACGTCTCGGCCGGTCTGACCGGGACCGATAAACCATCCGAGGTGTATGTCCTCGGAGCGCATTATGACTGTTTCATCATGGGACCGGACACTGATCCTTACGTATATGCTCCCGGCGCCGGTAACAACGCTTCCGGTGTGGCGGTATGTCTGGAGCTTGCTCGCATACTTAAACAGAATCGCTTCGCACCGGCATCGACGATTGATTTCGTTGCTTTTGGCTCCGAAGAATTCATGACGATGTTTCTCGACGGCAACAGCGGGTCGGTGAACTACATCGAAAAGCAGAAACAAGCCGGTCGGACGATCAAGGCGATGCTCGACAACAATCAGGTTAGTTACGTCCCTGATACCGCCCGCTGGAAACTCGACTTCCAACACTATCCCGGAGCCGACAGTTTAACCGACCTGGCTCATTACATTTGCGAGAACTACACCCGAATCGTCCCGGTCGACACCAACGATCACATTATGTACTCCGATGCCCGCTATTTCCACGAGGCCGGTGTCCCGGCGATATTTTTCGAGGAGTTCTACTTCAATCCGAACAACTTCACGAAACAGGACATCCCCGAAAACTGCAACGTGGCTTATTGTGCCGAGGTTGCCCGGATATCGTGCGGTATGCTGGTTTATCTTAATCAATGAGTTAGCAATGTTATATGGGGGAGTGTTGAAAAACCTCTTCTGCGGCGGAGAATAGCCCCGCTGCTACGCGTTTTGGAGTCCTAATCTCGCGTAGCGGACGGCCTTGTGTCGCCCGCATTACAGGTATGTCTTACCAAATGTTCGGATGTATGACTTTTTCAACAGTCCCACGGGGGGACACCCGTCACCTGGTAAGAGGTCTGAACACCCCCGAACCTGATGCCGTGTATTGTATTAGTTGACTTATTAAGCCATAATGATATATTGAAATAAATTACTTCATTGTCTAACCTCTAAGTTGCGGAGGGAATAGTGCGCATCTTGATGGTTCTTCTGGTAGGAATGGTCGTGAGTGTGTCTGCGTTTGCCGCCACGATCAACATCCCTGACGACGCTGTCAGTATCCAATACGGGGTCTTAATGTCGTCGAACGGGGACACGATTCTCGTAGCACCCGGTACTTATAATGAGAATATCGATTTTAAGTCCAAAGATATTGTCATTACCAGTTCGGATGGTGCTGAAGTAACGACTATTTCCGGCTCTGTTAAGATCACTCAGGGTGAAAGCGAAGAAGCTGTCCTTAACGGCTTTACCGTGCTTACCGGACCGATCACCATCCAGAACGGATCAGCACCGGTTATCAGTAACTGTATCATTCGGGATATGTCGGTGATTGCGATCCAGTGTGATAACTCAAGTCCGATTATCAAGTACAATCTCTTCCATGACAATGGGAATATCAGTTGCATCGGCATCAATTCGGGCACCGCTACCATTGTCAACAATACCTTTGACAATAACAACCGCGGCTTTTATTCCATCAGCGGCAAAGGCACTATCAGGAACAATATCGTTACCAACTCCAGTGAGTACGGTATCCACGGTCCTTTCACGGTACTGGAGTACAACGATGTCTGGAATAACGATCCCAATTATCAAAACTGCAATTCGGGATCGCATGACATCTCCCTGGACCCACTGTATGAAGACGTCACTATTCATGATTATAGTCTGCAAGCCGGATCCCCCTGCATAGATGCCGGTAATCCTGATGCGGTCTACAACGATCCGGACGGATCGAGAAACGATATCGGGGCATACTGGTATTTCAATTTTCTTATGCCGGCGCCGTACCCGTTTACGATCCTCGATGAAGACACGGCGCACGTGGCCAACAACGTTCCTACCTTTACCTGGAGGTACTACGATACGATTCCGGGACAGGTGGCTTATGAAATCGAAGTCGGAACGGACAACGACTGGACATCTGCCGAGATGTGGGGCTCCGGCCTGATGTTGTCTTCCGACACTTTTGCGGTTTACGCGGGTCTTCCGCTCGAAGATGCCGTTAAGTATTATGCTCGTGGACGTCTCGCCAACGAGTTGTCCTGGGGTGACTGGATCGAGCTTTCTTTCTACATGAACGATGAGCCCACTACTCCGCAACCCTTGTCTCCTGAAGATAACCAGGGGGTTGCTTATGACAGTTATATATCTCTCACTTTGGCCAACTCGACCGATACTGAAGAAGATTCGCTTTCCTATGATTTTGAAATATACGAGGATGCCGGTCTTAGCATCCTTTTCGATACGCAATACGATATCCCGGAACAAGCGGACAGTACGGTCAGTGGAGCGTTTTTCGGATTTATCAACGGCATGGAATATTATTGGCGGTGTCGGGCTTTCGATGGGTACGAGTATTCGGACTGGTCGGAAACGAGATCGTTCATTGCCCATCCGGAAGCGCACGTAATGTCTTTTTCTCCATCATCGAACGAACTTGCGGTTGATGTGGCCACGAATGTGGCAGCCGTGTTCGATATCCCTATGGCGGCAGGTTCATTCGTTGATTCTACAGTCGTGGTGCGATCAGCCTTTAGAGGGCTGCATACCGGTAGTATATCGTATGATCCGGGATCGTACACGGTGACTCTCGATCCTGATGTCGATTTCGCCCCGGGAGAGAAAATTACCGTAGCATTGACTAAAGCGATTTTATCAGAAGAGGATGTTCCTCTCAGAAACAGCCGGGTCTGGTCGTTCCGAACGGCGACGGCCTTGGCCGGGGCACGTTTTGCGGATCACACTACCTATGCCACTTATGCCGAACCTTTCTCAGTAAGAGTCGGTTATTTCAACGCCGATGCCTATATCGACCTGGCCGTTGCCAACCGCAGCGCAGGCTCGATTTCAGTGTTCACCGGTAACGGCGATGGTACCTTTAACAGCGTCGGAGCGTATCCGGTCGGTACCACCCCTTACTCTCTTGCTATTGGCGATTTGAACCATGATGGAACCCTCGATCTGGTTACCGCTAACTTCGGTTCGGACGATATCTCGGTTCTCATGGGCAACGGCAATGCCACGTTCCTGCCGCCCGTCAATTACAACGTAGGAGATGCCCCGCGTTCGGTAACGGTGTTTGACGCCAACGGCGACGGCTATTTGGATATCGCCACCGCCAACTATGGCTCGAATAATATCTCGTTTCTCAGAAACTTGAAAAATGGATTTTTCGCCGACCCGATTTCTTTGCCCGTCGGATCCGATCCGTATGCAATACGATCGGGTGATCTGAATAGCGACGGCTATCTGGATTTAGTTTGTGTCAATTTCGGCTCCGACTATTTGTCCGTGCTCATCAACAACAGCACCGGTTCGTTCGGCGAACATACGATGTATAGCTGTGGAACCAGTCCCCTTGATCTTGTCGTCTCGGATATAAATGCCGATGGTGAGCTGGATGTCGTGACCGCCAACAGCGACAATACCATTTCCGTACTGATAGGTAACGGAAACGGCTCTTTGAAGACCGCCGTGGCATATTCGACCGGCAGTGGCCCACGCTCGATTGCCGATGTCGATCTGGACGGCGACGGTGACCTTGATCTGGCTGTAGTCAATTATAACAGCGACACCGTTCAGGTTCTCCTGAACGTGAACAACGGTTCATTCGTAACCGGTAGTAAGGCGGCCGTGGGGGATGCCCCGGTGTCTTTGTGTGCTGCCGATATGGACGGTGACGGTGATATCGATCTGGCTGCCGCCAATCTGGGCGCCAATACCGTTTCGGTTCTCCTGAACGTCAATGATATCTGTGTGGATCGTGACGGTGACGGCTACGGCGATCCCGGTCATGCCGAGAACGTATGCCCCGACGACAACTGCCCCGATATTCCTAACGAGCTGCAGACGGATAGCGACGGCGACGGTGTCGGTGATGCCTGTGACGACTGTGTGGATGTCGCCGATCCTGAGCAGGAAGATACCGATGGTGACGGTGTCGGCGATGTCTGCGATATTTGTCCCGGTTTTGACGACAATCTCGATTCCGACAACGATGGTGTGCCGAACGGCTGTGATAATTGTCCCTTCATGGCAAATACCGATCAAGCCGATGATGATTTTGACGGTGTTGGTAATGTCTGCGATAACTGTCGTGCGGTCGCCAATCCCGGTCAGGAGGATGGTGACGTTGACTATATCGGAGATGTCTGCGATAACTGTTTAGGCGTTCCTAATCCGGGCCAGTCGGATGCCGATGCCGATGGTGTCGGCGATGCCTGTGATCTTTGCGAAGGCTACGATGACGGCCAGGACGCCGACGGTGACGGCATGCCGGATTCCTGCGATATCTGTTCCGGCTTCAGCGACTGGGATGATGTCGATACGGACGGTTTGCCTGATAGCTGCGATAACTGCCCGACGGTAGCCAATGTTGAACAGGTAGATACGGATCGTGACGGTATCGGTGATTTCTGTGATAACTGTCCTTCCGATTACAACCCGGCCCAGGTCGATACCGACAATGATGGAATCGGAGACGTTTGTGACCCGTGCCGCGAGGATCCGGATAACGACGCCGATGAAGACGGCCATTGCGCCAATGTTGACAACTGCCCTGACATGGCCAACGCCGACCAGGCGGACGAAGATGGAGACGGTGTCGGCGACCTCTGTGATATTTGTCCCTCCAATTACGATCCTGAGCAGGCCGATGTCGATCAGGATGGAATCGGTGACTCCTGTGACAACTGCCCCGAGGATTATAACCTGACGCAAACCGATTCGGACGGCGACGGTATCGGCGATGCGTGTGACCCCTGCATCTATGATCCCGATAATGATATCGACCAGGACGGCTATTGCGGTGAACTGGATAACTGTCCTGAGATATATAATCCGGATCAGGCGGATGCCGATGGTGACGGTATCGGTGATGTCTGCGATTACCCCGCTTGTGACTCGCT
This is a stretch of genomic DNA from Candidatus Zixiibacteriota bacterium. It encodes these proteins:
- a CDS encoding FG-GAP-like repeat-containing protein, producing MRILMVLLVGMVVSVSAFAATINIPDDAVSIQYGVLMSSNGDTILVAPGTYNENIDFKSKDIVITSSDGAEVTTISGSVKITQGESEEAVLNGFTVLTGPITIQNGSAPVISNCIIRDMSVIAIQCDNSSPIIKYNLFHDNGNISCIGINSGTATIVNNTFDNNNRGFYSISGKGTIRNNIVTNSSEYGIHGPFTVLEYNDVWNNDPNYQNCNSGSHDISLDPLYEDVTIHDYSLQAGSPCIDAGNPDAVYNDPDGSRNDIGAYWYFNFLMPAPYPFTILDEDTAHVANNVPTFTWRYYDTIPGQVAYEIEVGTDNDWTSAEMWGSGLMLSSDTFAVYAGLPLEDAVKYYARGRLANELSWGDWIELSFYMNDEPTTPQPLSPEDNQGVAYDSYISLTLANSTDTEEDSLSYDFEIYEDAGLSILFDTQYDIPEQADSTVSGAFFGFINGMEYYWRCRAFDGYEYSDWSETRSFIAHPEAHVMSFSPSSNELAVDVATNVAAVFDIPMAAGSFVDSTVVVRSAFRGLHTGSISYDPGSYTVTLDPDVDFAPGEKITVALTKAILSEEDVPLRNSRVWSFRTATALAGARFADHTTYATYAEPFSVRVGYFNADAYIDLAVANRSAGSISVFTGNGDGTFNSVGAYPVGTTPYSLAIGDLNHDGTLDLVTANFGSDDISVLMGNGNATFLPPVNYNVGDAPRSVTVFDANGDGYLDIATANYGSNNISFLRNLKNGFFADPISLPVGSDPYAIRSGDLNSDGYLDLVCVNFGSDYLSVLINNSTGSFGEHTMYSCGTSPLDLVVSDINADGELDVVTANSDNTISVLIGNGNGSLKTAVAYSTGSGPRSIADVDLDGDGDLDLAVVNYNSDTVQVLLNVNNGSFVTGSKAAVGDAPVSLCAADMDGDGDIDLAAANLGANTVSVLLNVNDICVDRDGDGYGDPGHAENVCPDDNCPDIPNELQTDSDGDGVGDACDDCVDVADPEQEDTDGDGVGDVCDICPGFDDNLDSDNDGVPNGCDNCPFMANTDQADDDFDGVGNVCDNCRAVANPGQEDGDVDYIGDVCDNCLGVPNPGQSDADADGVGDACDLCEGYDDGQDADGDGMPDSCDICSGFSDWDDVDTDGLPDSCDNCPTVANVEQVDTDRDGIGDFCDNCPSDYNPAQVDTDNDGIGDVCDPCREDPDNDADEDGHCANVDNCPDMANADQADEDGDGVGDLCDICPSNYDPEQADVDQDGIGDSCDNCPEDYNLTQTDSDGDGIGDACDPCIYDPDNDIDQDGYCGELDNCPEIYNPDQADADGDGIGDVCDYPACDSLIVPTSVVEPYSDECVSQTVSIKACQALKGASIPLAIPGEIEVCSLSTAGLITEDWDYVFPEIFSNYLTVSLANSFGEQIPEGETPVFDIYFKATPDCRDAYVVRWDTTMSAHESHKLSFVDTDYRLVLPGFDYDRDVTQIAGYEPADFTGDGSADISDLVYLVNYLFLGGPEPYLLDVGDVNGDCGGPDIADLVLFVDWVFAQGTPQLECGCVNGGPLAKPVVRDDIVLFTEIEAGVTTVYLETPVELRGVQLTILDAGQSEPEKLVNEKLEMVYGAQADTLKVGILDLDGRTTIASGRTALIRIPASISVETALVADGQYQAFAASISGATTVSQTPNDFNLDQNRPNPFNPSTEISFSLAYSCRATLTVYNIAGQRVAVLADGVLSAGQHTYLFDGSNLGSGVYLYRLETDGYIEARKMLLMK